Proteins from a genomic interval of Pseudomonas versuta:
- the yghU gene encoding glutathione-dependent disulfide-bond oxidoreductase — translation MTDYVPPKVWTWNRENGGAFASINRPVAGATHDKELPVGRHPLQLYSLATPNGQKVTILLEELLALGHQGAEYDAWLIKIGDGDQFGSGFVAVNPNSKIPALMDHSGAKPVRIFESGAILLYLAEKFRAFVPTEPAARAECLSWLFWQMGSAPYLGGGFGHFYAYAPVKIEYAIDRFAMEVKRQLDVLDKQLAVNEYVAGDQYTIADMAIWPWYGGLLKGRLYEAAQFLSVQDYRHVMRWADAIEARPAVQRGRRVNCTWGEPSQQLPERHEASDFDAGT, via the coding sequence ATGACTGATTACGTACCACCCAAGGTCTGGACCTGGAACAGGGAAAACGGCGGGGCATTCGCCAGTATCAACCGGCCGGTGGCCGGCGCTACCCATGACAAGGAGCTGCCGGTGGGGCGGCATCCGCTGCAGTTGTATTCCCTGGCAACGCCCAACGGCCAGAAGGTCACCATTTTACTGGAAGAGCTGCTGGCCCTCGGTCATCAAGGGGCGGAGTACGACGCCTGGCTGATCAAGATCGGTGACGGCGATCAGTTTGGCAGCGGCTTCGTCGCAGTAAACCCGAACTCCAAGATTCCGGCGCTGATGGATCACAGCGGGGCAAAACCCGTGCGCATCTTCGAGTCAGGCGCGATCTTGCTGTACCTCGCCGAAAAGTTCCGGGCGTTTGTGCCAACCGAGCCGGCGGCCCGTGCCGAGTGCCTTTCCTGGCTGTTCTGGCAGATGGGCAGTGCGCCTTATCTGGGAGGCGGTTTTGGCCATTTCTATGCTTACGCGCCGGTGAAGATCGAGTACGCCATCGACCGCTTTGCCATGGAGGTCAAACGTCAGCTGGACGTGCTGGACAAGCAGCTGGCAGTGAACGAATACGTCGCGGGGGATCAATACACCATCGCCGACATGGCGATCTGGCCCTGGTACGGCGGCCTGCTCAAAGGCCGGTTGTATGAAGCCGCGCAGTTCCTCTCGGTGCAGGACTATCGGCATGTGATGCGCTGGGCCGATGCTATTGAAGCGCGGCCTGCGGTCCAGCGTGGACGCCGGGTCAACTGTACCTGGGGCGAGCCTTCGCAGCAGTTGCCCGAGCGTCATGAGGCAAGTGATTTCGACGCGGGCACCTGA
- a CDS encoding LacI family DNA-binding transcriptional regulator, producing MASVKDVARLAGVSFMTVSRALNTPEKLNQETLTKVRQAIETLGYVPSLSARKIRGGHSSGKTIGVFALDTATTPFAVEMLLSMERTARENGWNVFILNVFETPPSQQAIDLMLAHQPDGIIFSAMQLRTVEIPAVLRSLPLVLSNCISSEPGVACYIPDDADGQYQAVRQALKRGYRKPLCINLPHASLAWEPRQLGLRRALTEAGMSGDDVAQFSLSTDDAYQETIAVLEQQLQGVNAKPPFDLLVCGNDRIALVAYQYLLSRGLRIPQDVAVLGYDNMIGVAELFYPPLSTVQLPYYEMGRRAAQYVIEGSNESVIHRVECPQVERESC from the coding sequence ATGGCTTCAGTTAAAGATGTCGCACGGCTGGCGGGGGTTTCCTTCATGACAGTGTCCAGGGCGCTCAATACCCCGGAAAAACTCAATCAGGAAACCCTGACCAAAGTTCGTCAGGCAATCGAGACTCTGGGCTACGTTCCCAGCCTTTCTGCCCGCAAGATCCGTGGCGGTCATTCCAGCGGCAAGACCATCGGCGTCTTCGCACTGGATACCGCGACCACTCCCTTCGCCGTGGAAATGCTCCTGTCCATGGAGCGCACCGCCCGTGAAAACGGCTGGAACGTTTTCATCCTCAACGTGTTTGAAACACCGCCGAGCCAGCAGGCCATCGACCTGATGCTGGCCCATCAACCCGACGGGATCATCTTCAGCGCCATGCAGTTACGCACCGTCGAGATTCCTGCGGTACTGCGCAGCCTGCCGCTGGTGCTGAGCAATTGCATCAGTTCAGAACCCGGCGTGGCCTGTTACATACCCGATGATGCAGACGGTCAGTATCAAGCCGTGCGCCAGGCGCTCAAACGCGGTTACCGCAAACCGCTGTGCATCAACCTGCCGCACGCCAGCCTGGCCTGGGAGCCGCGCCAGCTGGGATTGCGACGTGCCCTGACAGAGGCTGGCATGTCTGGCGATGACGTTGCTCAATTCAGCCTGTCGACCGATGACGCCTACCAGGAAACGATTGCAGTGCTGGAGCAGCAATTGCAGGGGGTAAACGCCAAACCGCCTTTCGACCTGCTGGTGTGCGGCAACGACCGCATTGCTTTGGTCGCTTATCAGTACTTGCTCAGCCGGGGTTTGCGTATTCCGCAGGATGTGGCGGTGCTGGGTTACGACAACATGATCGGTGTTGCCGAGTTGTTCTATCCGCCGCTGAGTACGGTGCAATTGCCCTATTACGAGATGGGGCGCCGGGCCGCCCAGTATGTGATTGAAGGCAGCAACGAGTCGGTGATTCACCGGGTTGAATGCCCTCAGGTTGAGCGTGAGTCCTGTTGA
- a CDS encoding glycoside hydrolase family 32 protein, protein MHAVLLDEANRAIEKTLPARGNDYRPGYHLAPPAGWMNDPNGLVFFRGEYHVFYQHHPYSVHWGPMHWGHAKSSDLVHWEHLPIALAPGDSYDRDGCFSGSAVVAHDRLYLIYTGHTWLGAPGDDSNIHQVQCLASSTDGLSFSKHGPVIEAAPDPQTLHFRDPKVWMREGQWWMALGARHGDDPQLLLYRSDDLYHWDYLGCALQGQREADGYMWECPDLFELDGCDVFLYSPQGLKPSGYDNWNKFQNSYRMGQLDDRGRFSECGKLYELDHGHDFYAAQTLLAPDGRRLLWAWMDMWDSPMPSQAHHWCGALSLPRELSRHGERLRMRPARELQALRREHWALQVGAVESCSHTLQLRGALLEIELELDLAASNAERFGLALRCSEDGREQTLLYFDAMARRLVLDRQHSGAGVSGVRSIAVSLSQTRIALRIFLDRSSIEVFVDDGAYSLSSRIYPGPDSLAVRAFAVNGAGVLGNAQAWELADLQL, encoded by the coding sequence ATGCATGCTGTACTGCTGGACGAAGCGAATCGTGCCATCGAAAAAACACTCCCCGCACGGGGTAACGACTATCGCCCCGGCTATCATCTGGCGCCGCCTGCGGGATGGATGAACGACCCCAACGGGCTGGTCTTTTTTCGCGGTGAATACCACGTGTTTTACCAGCATCATCCGTATTCGGTGCACTGGGGGCCGATGCACTGGGGGCACGCCAAGAGCAGCGACCTGGTGCATTGGGAACATCTGCCCATCGCACTGGCGCCGGGTGACAGCTATGACCGTGACGGCTGTTTTTCAGGCTCGGCGGTGGTCGCGCACGACAGGCTTTATCTGATCTATACCGGGCACACCTGGTTGGGTGCGCCGGGCGATGACAGCAATATTCACCAGGTCCAGTGCCTGGCCAGCAGCACCGATGGCCTGTCGTTCAGCAAGCACGGGCCGGTTATCGAGGCCGCGCCGGACCCGCAGACCCTGCATTTTCGCGACCCCAAGGTGTGGATGCGCGAAGGGCAGTGGTGGATGGCGCTGGGGGCTCGTCACGGCGACGACCCGCAGCTGCTGCTCTATCGTTCAGATGACCTGTATCACTGGGACTACCTGGGCTGCGCCTTGCAAGGTCAGCGCGAGGCCGATGGCTACATGTGGGAATGTCCGGACCTATTCGAGCTCGATGGCTGCGACGTATTTCTCTATTCGCCCCAGGGGCTCAAACCCAGTGGCTATGACAACTGGAACAAATTCCAGAACAGCTATCGAATGGGCCAGCTGGACGACAGGGGGCGTTTCAGTGAATGCGGGAAGCTCTACGAACTCGATCACGGTCACGATTTCTATGCTGCGCAGACCCTGCTGGCGCCGGACGGGCGCCGCCTGCTGTGGGCGTGGATGGATATGTGGGACAGCCCGATGCCGAGTCAGGCGCATCACTGGTGCGGCGCGCTGTCGTTGCCTCGGGAGTTGAGCCGTCATGGCGAACGGTTGCGTATGCGTCCGGCCCGCGAGCTCCAAGCGCTAAGGCGCGAACATTGGGCGCTGCAGGTCGGCGCGGTCGAATCCTGCAGCCACACCCTCCAGCTTCGGGGGGCGTTGCTGGAGATTGAGCTGGAACTGGATCTGGCCGCCAGCAACGCAGAGCGCTTTGGTCTGGCGTTGCGCTGCAGCGAGGACGGGCGGGAGCAGACCTTGCTGTATTTCGACGCCATGGCCCGGCGCCTGGTGCTCGACCGGCAACACTCGGGAGCGGGAGTGAGCGGTGTTCGCAGCATTGCGGTGAGCCTGTCGCAGACGCGGATTGCATTGCGGATTTTTCTCGACCGGTCCTCGATCGAGGTGTTCGTCGATGACGGCGCCTACAGCTTGAGCAGCCGGATTTATCCCGGGCCGGACAGCCTGGCGGTCCGTGCTTTTGCGGTCAACGGGGCAGGGGTACTGGGTAACGCCCAGGCCTGGGAACTGGCCGACCTGCAACTCTGA
- a CDS encoding NAD(P)-binding domain-containing protein, protein MSIRVAIIGAGPSGLAQLRAFQSAHAKGAPMPHVVCFEKQADWGGMWNYTWRTGLDEHGEPVHGSMYRYLWSNGPKECLEFSDYSFDEHFGRPISSYPPREVLWDYIQGRVNKAGVRDYIRFNTAVKHVSFDQATREFTVTSHDYSRQQNVTETFDFVVVASGHFSTPNVPAFEGFERFSGRIMHAHDFREATELKGKDLLIVGSSYSAEDIGSQCYKYGARSITSAYRTQPMGYKWPKNWEERPQLSKVDGDMAYFVDGSSKRVDAIILCTGYKHHFPFLSEELTLQTANRLWPAELYQGVIWEDNPQLIYLGMQDLWYSFNLFDAQAWFARDYMLGRITLPEQAAMKADSARWRAREESLESTASMYEFQGSYIKHLIDQTDYPSFDIDAVNRIFLKWKTDKKHDIMGYRDKSYRSVITGTAAVPHHTRWLQALDDSMDEYLRETRAKGDVNALYQR, encoded by the coding sequence ATGTCTATTCGTGTCGCTATTATCGGTGCCGGCCCTAGTGGCCTGGCGCAACTGCGCGCCTTTCAATCCGCACATGCCAAAGGTGCACCCATGCCGCATGTGGTTTGCTTCGAGAAGCAGGCCGACTGGGGCGGGATGTGGAACTACACCTGGCGCACCGGCCTTGATGAGCACGGCGAGCCGGTCCACGGCAGCATGTACCGCTACCTGTGGTCCAACGGTCCGAAGGAATGCCTGGAGTTTTCCGACTACAGCTTCGATGAGCATTTCGGCCGCCCGATCTCTTCTTATCCACCCCGTGAAGTGCTTTGGGATTACATCCAGGGTCGGGTAAACAAGGCCGGTGTGCGTGATTACATCCGCTTCAATACGGCGGTCAAGCACGTCAGTTTCGATCAGGCCACCCGGGAATTTACCGTCACATCCCACGACTACAGCCGCCAGCAGAACGTGACTGAGACCTTCGATTTTGTGGTCGTGGCCAGCGGCCATTTCTCCACGCCGAATGTACCTGCCTTCGAGGGTTTCGAGCGCTTCTCGGGGCGAATCATGCACGCTCACGACTTCCGCGAAGCCACCGAGCTCAAGGGCAAGGACCTGTTGATTGTGGGCAGCAGCTACTCGGCTGAAGACATCGGCTCGCAGTGCTACAAGTACGGTGCGCGCTCGATCACCAGTGCCTACCGCACCCAGCCGATGGGCTATAAGTGGCCCAAAAACTGGGAGGAACGCCCGCAATTGAGCAAGGTGGACGGCGACATGGCGTACTTTGTCGACGGATCGAGCAAGCGGGTGGACGCAATCATTCTGTGCACCGGCTACAAGCACCACTTTCCCTTCCTGTCCGAGGAACTGACCCTGCAGACGGCCAACCGGCTGTGGCCCGCAGAGCTCTATCAAGGGGTGATATGGGAAGACAACCCGCAATTGATCTACCTCGGCATGCAGGACCTCTGGTACAGCTTCAACCTGTTCGACGCCCAGGCCTGGTTTGCCCGTGACTACATGCTGGGGCGTATTACCCTGCCTGAGCAGGCGGCCATGAAGGCCGACAGTGCCCGCTGGCGTGCCCGGGAAGAAAGCCTGGAGTCCACGGCCTCGATGTACGAATTCCAGGGCAGCTACATCAAGCACCTGATCGACCAGACCGACTATCCAAGCTTCGATATCGATGCCGTCAACCGGATATTCCTCAAGTGGAAGACCGACAAGAAGCACGACATCATGGGTTATCGCGACAAGTCCTATCGTTCGGTGATCACCGGTACGGCGGCGGTCCCGCACCATACCCGCTGGTTGCAGGCGCTGGACGACTCGATGGACGAGTACCTGCGCGAAACCCGGGCCAAGGGCGACGTCAACGCCCTGTATCAGCGCTAA
- a CDS encoding GNAT family N-acetyltransferase, producing the protein MVRIEWLDRQMAQCNEMAQWIHQEFSYEYAHQSLASWQQEFSAGQQDGRWKCLVAMEGDQLLGGAALASNDLADRPDLGPWLACVFVAPEARRTGLAAQLIEGICDHARDTGITTLYLHTHSQSDYYARFGWEVVEHFQAWGKEQCLMSRRLK; encoded by the coding sequence ATGGTGCGCATTGAATGGCTCGACCGGCAAATGGCCCAATGCAACGAGATGGCGCAATGGATTCATCAGGAATTCAGTTACGAGTATGCCCATCAGTCTCTTGCAAGCTGGCAGCAGGAGTTCTCTGCCGGTCAGCAGGACGGCCGCTGGAAGTGCCTGGTCGCCATGGAGGGCGACCAGCTGCTGGGGGGCGCTGCGCTTGCCAGCAATGACTTGGCCGACCGGCCCGATCTTGGACCGTGGCTGGCGTGTGTATTCGTCGCGCCAGAGGCCCGCAGGACCGGGCTCGCAGCGCAGTTGATCGAAGGGATCTGCGACCATGCAAGGGACACCGGGATCACTACCCTGTACCTGCACACTCACAGCCAGAGTGATTACTACGCCCGGTTTGGCTGGGAAGTAGTGGAACATTTCCAGGCCTGGGGTAAAGAGCAATGCCTGATGTCCCGCCGTTTAAAGTGA
- a CDS encoding MFS transporter — protein MQITAKREYWLISGLLFFFFFSWSSSYSLFSIWLHRVIGLNGTETGFVFAANAIAALLIQPFYGALQDRLGLSRKLLVWIGLLLCAAAPFAIYVYANLLAQNVVLGAVVGAAFLALAMLAGVGVIESYTERLSRHAGFEFGITRMWGSLGWASATGIVGVVFNIDPDIAFYMSSAAGGVFLLILYRLDLSRFSQPQMQSGAAAIPVRMHDLWKLLALPRFWAFSIYLTGVCGIYMIYEQQFPVYFSSFFSTPEQGTRAYGYLNSSQVLVEAILMLFAPWVVSRTGAKNGLILAGSIMFVRILCSGLATEAWTIAACKMLHALEVPILLVSVFKYISLNFDSRLSASIYLVGFQFAQQLTAMLLSPLVGYGYDHFGFSSVYVLMAGLVGACLLLSWNLLRKDPARNPSKNTVAEALELPAIAQSVTRYEP, from the coding sequence ATGCAAATTACAGCCAAACGTGAGTACTGGCTTATCAGTGGTTTGTTGTTTTTCTTCTTCTTCTCGTGGTCTTCCAGCTACTCGCTGTTCTCTATCTGGCTGCACCGGGTCATTGGCCTCAATGGCACCGAAACCGGGTTTGTTTTCGCCGCCAACGCCATTGCCGCTCTGCTGATTCAGCCGTTCTACGGTGCTCTTCAGGATCGCCTCGGCCTGTCGAGAAAACTTCTGGTGTGGATTGGCCTCCTGCTCTGTGCCGCTGCTCCGTTTGCGATTTATGTATATGCCAACCTGCTGGCGCAAAACGTGGTGTTGGGGGCCGTGGTCGGCGCGGCTTTCCTGGCGTTGGCGATGCTGGCGGGCGTGGGCGTGATCGAGTCCTACACGGAGCGGCTTTCGCGTCACGCAGGCTTCGAATTCGGCATCACCAGAATGTGGGGTTCGCTGGGTTGGGCCAGTGCGACGGGGATCGTCGGCGTGGTATTCAACATTGATCCGGACATCGCGTTTTATATGAGCAGCGCTGCCGGTGGCGTATTCCTGCTGATCTTGTACCGGCTCGATCTGAGCCGCTTCAGCCAGCCGCAGATGCAGTCAGGAGCTGCTGCCATCCCCGTGCGCATGCACGATCTGTGGAAGTTGCTGGCACTCCCGCGTTTCTGGGCATTCAGCATCTACCTGACCGGGGTGTGCGGGATCTACATGATTTACGAGCAGCAGTTTCCGGTGTATTTCTCTTCGTTTTTTTCGACCCCGGAGCAGGGCACACGAGCCTATGGCTACCTGAATTCATCCCAGGTTCTGGTCGAGGCAATTCTGATGCTGTTCGCCCCCTGGGTGGTCAGCCGCACGGGCGCCAAAAACGGGCTGATCCTGGCCGGCAGCATCATGTTCGTGCGGATTCTCTGCTCCGGGCTGGCCACTGAAGCCTGGACCATCGCGGCCTGCAAAATGCTGCATGCCCTGGAAGTGCCCATCCTGCTGGTTTCGGTATTCAAATACATTTCGCTCAACTTCGACTCCCGGCTGTCCGCCTCTATTTATCTGGTGGGATTTCAGTTCGCCCAACAATTGACCGCTATGCTGCTCTCGCCGCTGGTGGGCTACGGCTACGACCATTTCGGCTTCTCCAGCGTTTACGTGCTAATGGCTGGCCTGGTGGGCGCCTGCCTGTTGCTGTCATGGAACCTGTTGCGCAAGGACCCTGCGCGCAATCCCTCTAAAAACACGGTTGCCGAAGCGCTGGAGCTGCCTGCCATTGCTCAGTCCGTCACCCGTTACGAACCCTAG
- a CDS encoding carbohydrate porin — MRSAVYRPWAGISLLMVSTQLLAGAAQSIEERLLRLEARTSSAEARASVAEADAAKLRQQVERLNRQIIASPQTPVQSALDQRVARIEANQQALASSPAAKATPATTNGQLSDGFSFGGYARSGFMSNGSGAGHGGPYLTPAGSVGGAVGRLGNEVDTYVEAKFTQQNQTDNGTRAKYTLMLADGLETPNDWTAAQSSLNVRQAYAELGHLASFEDSPMLRDASLWAGKRFDRDNADIHWMDRGIVFLAGTGGGIYDVKPGEDWRLNASLMSRSYGDFGTEENKDIRSYVATLNQFFDEGRWQVMLNGISSAQNDARLDERHRQEQARDSRVNKSGFSPALSGAHGMLAYHQPDFFGQEGYFKAALLYGQGLGAEVNSIGADGDLLDQARTVRLALYGHTRLSQDWRIAPALIAEQSKDRYVPGDDYRYMTLNVRLANELSSNFEMQYELSWQTMDLDALGYDGRQSANGDYWKFTFGPTFKARTGDFFIRPELRLFATYMNWSRDLDSFSATDDFGQKGFKSGGNWQLGVQMETWF, encoded by the coding sequence ATGCGTTCTGCGGTTTACCGGCCTTGGGCCGGCATTTCATTGCTGATGGTCTCCACGCAACTGTTGGCCGGGGCGGCGCAAAGCATCGAGGAGCGTCTGCTCAGACTTGAAGCCAGGACCTCCTCCGCCGAAGCCCGGGCCTCGGTGGCCGAAGCCGATGCAGCGAAATTGCGCCAGCAGGTCGAACGCCTCAACCGGCAAATTATCGCCAGCCCGCAGACCCCAGTGCAAAGCGCCCTCGACCAGCGAGTCGCGCGCATAGAAGCCAACCAACAAGCCCTTGCAAGCTCTCCTGCAGCGAAGGCCACGCCAGCCACCACAAATGGACAGCTAAGCGATGGCTTCAGCTTCGGCGGCTATGCCCGTTCGGGATTCATGAGCAACGGATCGGGTGCCGGCCACGGCGGCCCGTACCTGACCCCCGCAGGCTCTGTAGGTGGCGCGGTGGGTCGCCTGGGCAATGAAGTCGATACCTACGTCGAAGCCAAATTCACCCAACAAAACCAGACCGACAACGGAACACGCGCCAAGTACACGCTGATGCTCGCCGACGGCCTGGAGACCCCCAACGACTGGACCGCCGCACAAAGCTCGCTGAATGTGCGCCAGGCCTACGCCGAACTTGGCCACCTGGCGTCCTTTGAGGACAGTCCCATGTTGCGCGATGCCAGCCTGTGGGCGGGCAAGCGCTTTGATCGGGACAATGCCGATATCCACTGGATGGACCGGGGAATCGTGTTCCTGGCCGGAACCGGCGGCGGTATCTACGACGTAAAACCGGGCGAAGACTGGCGCCTCAATGCATCGCTGATGAGCCGTTCCTACGGTGACTTCGGCACTGAGGAAAACAAGGACATCCGCAGCTATGTCGCCACCCTCAATCAATTTTTCGACGAGGGCCGCTGGCAGGTCATGCTCAATGGCATTTCCTCGGCCCAAAACGATGCCCGCCTGGACGAGCGGCACCGACAAGAACAAGCCAGGGACAGCCGGGTAAACAAGTCCGGATTCAGCCCCGCCTTGAGTGGCGCCCACGGCATGCTGGCCTACCACCAACCCGACTTTTTTGGCCAGGAAGGCTACTTCAAGGCCGCGCTGCTGTATGGCCAGGGGCTGGGGGCGGAGGTCAATAGCATCGGTGCCGACGGCGACTTGCTGGACCAGGCCCGCACAGTGCGTCTGGCGCTCTATGGCCATACCCGGTTGAGTCAGGACTGGCGCATCGCACCGGCCCTGATTGCCGAGCAGAGCAAGGACCGTTACGTACCCGGCGACGACTATCGCTACATGACACTCAACGTACGCCTGGCCAACGAACTGAGCAGTAACTTCGAAATGCAATATGAGCTGAGCTGGCAGACCATGGATCTGGATGCACTGGGCTACGATGGCCGCCAGTCAGCCAATGGCGACTATTGGAAATTCACCTTCGGCCCGACCTTCAAGGCCCGGACCGGTGACTTTTTCATCCGCCCGGAACTGCGTTTGTTCGCCACTTACATGAACTGGTCCAGGGACCTGGACAGCTTCAGCGCAACAGACGATTTTGGGCAAAAGGGTTTCAAGTCCGGTGGCAACTGGCAGTTGGGTGTACAGATGGAGACCTGGTTTTAA